The Streptomyces sp. NBC_00440 genome contains a region encoding:
- a CDS encoding RNA polymerase sigma factor, whose protein sequence is MTTYEDPPSHTVEHLDDTALIARARDGDEDAYACFYLRHVDLLRAYAARRAPDPGQAEDLAAECFARTLAALRKGKGPREYPKAYLFTVLHNLLRDGHAQDLPLVFDSGISAAVVPVNVWGEEQSRVEDVLIARETLNRLPEHVQQILALTVMHDLPASQVAPMLGLTPNATSVAAHRAREALSHAYLTAVMTYSTCGEDEVRLAAYTRGSLGRREARKVADHIATCKKCAAAQGEMTHVNRQLTSLQPVVLLDGVSWPAVFDDVLGYRDLTPAARPAPATARRPGKGFLSRIRSWKVRPR, encoded by the coding sequence GTGACGACCTACGAAGACCCGCCCTCCCATACGGTGGAACACCTCGACGACACGGCCCTCATCGCCCGGGCCCGTGACGGGGACGAGGACGCCTACGCCTGCTTCTACCTCCGGCACGTCGACCTGCTGCGTGCCTACGCGGCACGGCGGGCCCCGGATCCGGGCCAGGCCGAGGATCTGGCGGCCGAGTGCTTCGCGCGCACCCTCGCGGCGCTGCGCAAGGGAAAGGGACCTCGCGAGTATCCGAAGGCGTACCTGTTCACCGTGCTGCACAACCTTCTGCGTGATGGCCACGCGCAGGATCTCCCCCTGGTCTTCGACAGCGGCATCAGCGCAGCCGTTGTGCCGGTCAACGTGTGGGGAGAGGAGCAGAGCCGTGTCGAGGACGTCCTGATCGCGCGTGAGACGCTCAACCGGCTTCCCGAACACGTCCAGCAGATCCTGGCACTGACGGTGATGCACGACCTCCCGGCTTCACAGGTCGCACCCATGCTGGGACTGACACCCAACGCGACTTCTGTCGCTGCGCACCGGGCCCGGGAGGCTCTCTCCCACGCCTACCTGACGGCGGTGATGACGTATTCGACGTGCGGTGAGGACGAGGTGAGGCTCGCGGCGTACACCCGGGGAAGCCTGGGCAGGCGCGAGGCACGCAAGGTCGCCGACCACATCGCCACCTGCAAGAAATGCGCGGCAGCGCAGGGCGAGATGACCCACGTCAACCGCCAGCTGACGTCTCTTCAGCCCGTGGTGCTGCTTGACGGCGTCAGCTGGCCGGCGGTCTTCGACGATGTTCTGGGCTACCGGGACCTCACACCCGCCGCCCGGCCCGCCCCGGCTACGGCGCGTAGGCCAGGCAAGGGATTCCTCTCCCGGATCCGGTCGTGGAAGGTCAGGCCCCGCTGA
- the pcaDC gene encoding bifunctional 3-oxoadipate enol-lactonase/4-carboxymuconolactone decarboxylase PcaDC, translating into MSETTQQTLQYRFDGPEGAPVLVLGPSLGTTWHMWDRQTPELSRTWRVLRFDLPGHGGAPAHPVPSVAGIAERLLATLDELGVQRFGYAGCSIGGAIGMELALRHPERVASLALVAASPRFGTADEFRQRGVIVRTNGLDPMARSAPERWFTHGFATAQPAIVEWAVQMVRTTDPGCYIAACEALAAFDIRTELGRIGVPTLVVVGAEDRVTGPGDARTLVAGIPDARLAMVPAASHLAPVEQPAAVTDLLVRHFSTAWQDNASSTTSTTSPSIPVPPHVPGLSVPVAPIAEIAPAAPQPDAVPAGRPDPYDAGIKVRREVLGDAHVDRVEAAADAFTGDFQELITRYAWGEVWTRGGLDRRTRSVVTLTALVAGGHPQELASHVRAALRNGLTPTEIKEVLLQTAVYCGVPAANSAFEVARAVIQQETTPEA; encoded by the coding sequence ATGAGCGAGACGACGCAGCAGACCCTCCAGTACCGCTTTGACGGGCCAGAAGGCGCCCCGGTCCTGGTCCTGGGTCCCTCACTGGGTACCACATGGCACATGTGGGACCGGCAGACGCCCGAGCTGTCCAGGACCTGGCGTGTCCTGCGCTTCGACCTGCCCGGCCACGGCGGCGCCCCCGCCCACCCCGTCCCCTCGGTCGCCGGGATCGCCGAGCGGCTCCTCGCCACGCTCGACGAGCTCGGCGTGCAGCGCTTCGGTTACGCGGGGTGCTCCATCGGCGGCGCGATCGGCATGGAGCTGGCCCTGCGCCACCCGGAGCGGGTCGCCTCGCTGGCGCTGGTCGCCGCTTCGCCCCGGTTCGGTACGGCGGACGAGTTCCGCCAGCGCGGAGTGATCGTCCGCACCAACGGGCTCGACCCGATGGCGCGCAGCGCCCCCGAGCGGTGGTTCACGCACGGCTTCGCGACGGCGCAGCCGGCCATCGTGGAGTGGGCCGTGCAGATGGTCCGCACCACCGACCCCGGGTGCTACATCGCGGCCTGCGAGGCTCTGGCGGCCTTCGACATCCGCACCGAACTGGGCCGGATCGGCGTGCCGACCCTCGTCGTCGTCGGCGCCGAGGACCGGGTGACCGGACCCGGGGACGCCCGCACCCTGGTGGCGGGCATACCGGACGCCCGGCTCGCGATGGTCCCGGCCGCCTCCCATCTGGCACCGGTCGAGCAGCCCGCGGCCGTAACCGATCTGCTGGTACGGCACTTCTCCACCGCGTGGCAGGACAACGCCTCGTCGACCACCTCGACCACCTCGCCGTCGATTCCGGTGCCGCCGCACGTGCCGGGCCTCTCGGTCCCGGTGGCTCCCATCGCCGAGATCGCCCCCGCGGCGCCCCAGCCGGACGCCGTCCCCGCCGGGCGCCCCGACCCGTACGACGCGGGCATCAAGGTACGCCGGGAGGTGCTGGGCGACGCCCATGTGGACCGGGTGGAGGCCGCGGCCGACGCGTTCACCGGGGACTTCCAGGAGCTGATCACCCGGTACGCCTGGGGGGAGGTCTGGACCCGGGGCGGGCTCGACCGCCGCACTCGCAGCGTGGTGACCCTGACGGCGCTGGTCGCCGGCGGGCATCCGCAGGAGCTGGCCTCCCATGTCCGTGCGGCCCTGCGCAACGGACTCACCCCCACGGAGATCAAGGAAGTGCTGCTCCAGACGGCGGTCTACTGCGGTGTTCCCGCGGCGAATTCCGCCTTCGAGGTGGCCAGGGCTGTGATCCAGCAGGAGACCACCCCCGAGGCGTAG
- a CDS encoding MBL fold metallo-hydrolase → MTIKLTKKTHACVRLEKDGRTLVIDPGGFSEEDAALGADAILVTHEHPDHFDENRLRAGMEANPAAEIWTLRSVAEQLSAAFPGRVHTVGHGDTFEAAGFGVQVHGELHAVIHPDLPRITNVGYLVDGSVFHPGDAFTVPDQPVETLMLPVHAPWNKISEVIDYVREVRPQRAIDIHDVLLKDLARGVYDTHIGNLGGAGHTRLMPGDATDL, encoded by the coding sequence ATGACGATCAAACTGACGAAGAAGACCCACGCCTGTGTCCGGCTGGAGAAGGACGGGCGGACGCTCGTCATCGATCCCGGCGGGTTCAGCGAGGAGGACGCGGCGCTGGGCGCCGACGCCATCCTCGTGACGCACGAGCACCCCGACCACTTCGACGAGAACCGGCTGCGCGCCGGGATGGAGGCGAACCCGGCCGCCGAGATCTGGACCCTGCGCAGCGTCGCCGAGCAGCTCTCCGCGGCGTTCCCCGGCCGGGTCCACACCGTCGGCCACGGCGACACCTTCGAGGCCGCCGGGTTCGGCGTCCAGGTGCACGGCGAACTGCACGCGGTGATCCACCCGGATCTGCCGCGGATCACCAACGTCGGTTACCTGGTGGACGGTTCGGTCTTCCATCCGGGCGACGCCTTCACCGTTCCCGACCAGCCGGTCGAGACGCTGATGCTTCCGGTGCACGCCCCGTGGAACAAGATCTCCGAGGTGATCGACTACGTGCGCGAGGTGCGGCCGCAGCGCGCCATCGACATCCATGACGTGCTGCTCAAGGATCTGGCGCGCGGTGTGTACGACACACACATCGGCAACCTCGGCGGCGCCGGCCACACCCGTCTGATGCCGGGCGACGCCACGGACCTGTGA
- a CDS encoding exodeoxyribonuclease III, with the protein MRIATWNVNSITARLPRLLAWLESTGTDVLCVQETKCSAEQFPADELRELGYESAVHATGRWNGVALISRLGLDDVVMGLPGGPEYEGTQEPRAISATCGPVRVWSVYVPNGREVDHAHYTYKLQWLAALKAAAATDAAGGRPFAVLGDFNVAPADEDVWDPALFEGATHVTPAERAALTALRETGLSDVVPRPLKYERPYTFWDYRQLAFPKNKGMRIDLVYGNEPFAAAVKDSYVDREERKGKGASDHAPVVVDLDI; encoded by the coding sequence ATGCGCATCGCCACCTGGAACGTCAATTCGATCACCGCCCGTCTCCCGAGGCTGCTGGCCTGGCTGGAGAGCACCGGCACGGACGTGCTGTGCGTCCAGGAGACCAAGTGCTCCGCCGAGCAGTTCCCCGCCGACGAGCTGCGTGAGCTCGGGTACGAGTCGGCGGTCCACGCCACCGGCCGGTGGAACGGGGTGGCGCTGATCTCCCGGCTGGGACTGGACGACGTGGTCATGGGACTGCCCGGCGGCCCGGAGTACGAGGGCACGCAGGAGCCGCGAGCCATCTCGGCGACCTGCGGCCCGGTCCGGGTCTGGTCGGTGTACGTGCCGAACGGCCGCGAGGTCGACCACGCGCACTACACGTACAAGCTCCAGTGGCTCGCCGCGCTGAAGGCGGCGGCCGCAACGGACGCGGCGGGCGGGCGCCCGTTCGCCGTCCTCGGGGACTTCAATGTCGCCCCGGCGGACGAGGACGTCTGGGACCCGGCGCTGTTCGAGGGCGCCACCCATGTCACCCCGGCCGAGCGGGCCGCGCTCACCGCGCTCCGCGAGACGGGACTGAGCGATGTGGTGCCCCGCCCGCTCAAGTACGAACGCCCGTACACTTTCTGGGACTACCGGCAGCTGGCGTTCCCGAAGAACAAGGGCATGCGCATCGACCTGGTGTACGGCAACGAGCCCTTCGCCGCTGCGGTCAAGGACAGCTATGTCGACCGGGAGGAGCGCAAGGGGAAGGGCGCTTCGGACCACGCTCCCGTCGTCGTCGATCTCGACATCTGA
- a CDS encoding DUF6278 family protein — translation MNIPFLEHWRRRHGTEHAETLATAVRNNPQGVGELLAECELLRARAGQEGLQLDDSPASLTALDQLPPHWRDDPEELPWLGNDAGLYLGTTIVRTVPGAVWDVLPGGTPVVRLASGREINVVEAGLDWAVTGAPELSQVYSEAAEA, via the coding sequence GTGAATATCCCTTTCCTTGAACACTGGCGCAGAAGGCACGGCACGGAACACGCGGAGACGCTCGCCACGGCGGTGCGGAACAACCCGCAGGGAGTGGGCGAACTGCTCGCCGAGTGCGAGCTGCTGCGCGCCAGAGCCGGTCAGGAAGGGCTTCAACTCGACGACTCACCGGCCTCGTTGACCGCACTCGACCAGCTTCCGCCGCACTGGCGGGACGACCCCGAGGAGCTGCCCTGGCTGGGCAACGACGCGGGTCTCTACCTCGGGACCACCATCGTCAGGACCGTCCCCGGCGCGGTCTGGGACGTCCTGCCGGGCGGCACGCCGGTGGTCCGCCTGGCGTCGGGGCGGGAGATCAATGTGGTCGAGGCCGGACTCGACTGGGCGGTCACCGGAGCACCCGAACTCTCACAGGTCTACTCGGAGGCAGCAGAGGCCTGA
- the ggt gene encoding gamma-glutamyltransferase — MRRVTVRKLSYLAVAAALLSVGATAPPSAAGAPAGSPGGGTAAKTPVAVGYGGAVSSVDQDASAAGIEVLREGGNAVDAAVATAAALGVTEPYSAGIGGGGYFVYYDAGSHRVHTIDGRETAPRSADSSLFLENGKPLPFADAVTSGLSVGTPGTAATWDSALASWGRKSLGTVLKPAERIATDGFTVDPTFHSQTQDNQARFADFPATAKLFLPGGQPPAVGSTLKNPDLARTYQELGRKGVGELYRGRLGQDIVRTVRKPDLAPGSTRNARPGDLTAQDLRSYEPLHRAPTETSYRGLDVYGMAPSSSGGTTVGEALNILERTDLSKASQVQYLHHYIEASRIAFADRGRWVGDPASEPVPTKELLSQRFADSRACLIKDNAVLTSPLAPGDPRHPERCGNSGSAAPTTYEGENTTHLTVADKWGNVVAYTLTIEQTGGSAMTVPGRGFLLNNELTDFSFAPASPSVPDPNLPGPGKRPRSSISPTIVLHGGKPVLAVGSPGGATIITTVLQTLIGHLDRGLPLVDAIAAPRASQRNATTTELEPALYNSPLRGRLEALGHKFTLNPEIGAATGVQRLPDGRWLAAAEPVRRGGGSAMVVRPDGRP; from the coding sequence ATGCGCCGTGTCACCGTCCGGAAGCTCTCCTATCTGGCCGTCGCCGCCGCCCTGTTGTCGGTGGGCGCGACCGCACCGCCCTCCGCCGCCGGAGCGCCGGCGGGATCGCCCGGAGGGGGCACGGCGGCGAAGACTCCGGTCGCGGTCGGGTACGGCGGCGCGGTGTCGAGCGTCGACCAGGACGCGTCGGCCGCGGGCATCGAGGTGCTCCGTGAGGGCGGCAACGCGGTGGACGCCGCGGTGGCCACGGCCGCAGCCCTCGGCGTGACCGAGCCGTACTCGGCGGGCATCGGCGGTGGCGGCTACTTCGTCTACTACGACGCCGGATCCCACCGGGTGCACACCATCGACGGCCGCGAGACCGCGCCGCGTTCCGCCGACTCCTCGCTCTTCCTGGAGAACGGCAAACCGCTGCCCTTCGCGGACGCGGTGACCAGCGGTCTGAGCGTGGGCACGCCGGGCACCGCCGCCACCTGGGACTCCGCGCTCGCCTCCTGGGGCCGCAAGTCGCTGGGGACGGTGCTGAAACCGGCCGAGCGGATCGCCACGGACGGCTTCACCGTCGACCCGACCTTCCACAGTCAGACGCAGGACAACCAGGCGCGCTTCGCGGACTTCCCCGCGACGGCGAAGCTCTTCCTGCCCGGCGGGCAGCCGCCTGCCGTGGGCTCCACGCTGAAGAACCCCGATCTGGCCCGCACCTACCAGGAGTTGGGCCGCAAGGGGGTCGGCGAGCTCTACCGGGGACGCCTCGGGCAGGACATCGTACGTACGGTCCGCAAGCCGGACCTGGCACCCGGATCGACCCGCAACGCCCGCCCCGGGGACCTGACCGCGCAGGACCTGCGGTCGTACGAACCGCTGCACCGCGCTCCCACGGAGACCTCCTACCGCGGTCTCGACGTGTACGGCATGGCGCCGTCGTCCTCCGGCGGTACGACGGTCGGCGAGGCGCTCAACATCCTGGAGCGCACCGACCTTTCGAAAGCCTCGCAGGTCCAGTATCTGCACCACTACATCGAGGCGAGCCGGATCGCCTTCGCGGACCGGGGCCGCTGGGTCGGTGACCCGGCTTCCGAACCCGTACCCACCAAGGAACTGCTCTCCCAGCGCTTCGCGGACTCGCGCGCCTGCCTGATCAAGGACAACGCGGTCCTGACCAGCCCGCTGGCGCCCGGCGACCCGCGTCACCCTGAGCGGTGCGGGAACAGCGGCAGCGCGGCCCCCACCACGTACGAGGGCGAGAACACCACCCATCTGACGGTGGCCGACAAGTGGGGCAACGTCGTCGCGTACACGCTCACCATCGAGCAGACGGGCGGCAGTGCCATGACCGTGCCGGGCCGCGGGTTCCTGCTCAACAACGAGCTGACGGACTTCTCGTTCGCCCCGGCCAGTCCGTCCGTGCCCGACCCCAACCTCCCGGGGCCCGGCAAGCGGCCGCGCTCGTCGATCTCGCCGACGATCGTCCTGCACGGCGGGAAGCCGGTGCTGGCCGTCGGATCGCCGGGCGGCGCCACCATCATCACCACCGTGCTCCAGACGCTCATCGGCCATCTCGACCGGGGGCTGCCCCTGGTGGACGCGATCGCCGCGCCACGGGCGAGCCAGCGCAACGCCACGACGACAGAGCTCGAACCGGCGCTCTACAACAGCCCGTTGCGGGGCCGGCTGGAGGCACTCGGGCACAAGTTCACACTCAACCCGGAGATCGGCGCGGCGACCGGGGTGCAGCGGCTGCCGGACGGCCGCTGGCTGGCCGCTGCGGAACCGGTCCGCCGGGGCGGCGGCTCCGCGATGGTGGTCCGCCCGGACGGGCGCCCCTGA
- the map gene encoding type I methionyl aminopeptidase: MIEIKTDLSVDAMRAAGRVVAQALAAVRSAARVGVTLRTLDATAHAVLREAGAGSPFLGYHPEFAPGPFPAVLCVSVNDAIVHGVPDDYRLRDGDLVSADFGAILNGWAGDSAISFTVGRPRPEDLHLIDTAERALAAGIAAAVVGNRIGDIAHAVGRVCRREGYGIPDGFGGHGIGRAMHEDPGVPNEGRPGRGVPLRHGMALAIEPMVIAGGGDGYYAAPDGWTLRTLDGSRAAHAEHTIAITHAGPRILTAL; the protein is encoded by the coding sequence ATGATCGAGATCAAGACAGACCTGTCCGTCGATGCGATGCGTGCGGCGGGCCGTGTGGTCGCCCAGGCCCTGGCGGCGGTACGGTCCGCCGCCCGTGTGGGAGTCACCCTGCGCACCCTCGACGCGACAGCCCACGCCGTCCTGCGCGAAGCCGGCGCCGGGTCCCCCTTCCTGGGCTACCACCCCGAATTCGCCCCCGGACCTTTCCCCGCGGTCCTCTGCGTCTCCGTCAACGACGCGATCGTGCACGGCGTCCCGGACGACTACCGGCTCCGCGACGGTGACCTGGTCAGCGCGGACTTCGGAGCGATCCTGAACGGGTGGGCCGGGGACTCCGCCATCAGCTTCACGGTCGGTCGCCCCCGCCCCGAGGACCTGCACCTCATCGACACCGCCGAACGCGCCCTGGCGGCGGGCATCGCCGCAGCCGTGGTCGGCAACCGCATCGGCGACATCGCCCACGCGGTCGGCCGGGTCTGCCGCCGGGAGGGGTACGGCATCCCGGACGGTTTCGGCGGCCACGGCATCGGCCGTGCCATGCACGAGGACCCCGGCGTCCCGAACGAAGGCCGCCCGGGGCGCGGGGTGCCGCTGCGCCACGGCATGGCGCTGGCGATCGAGCCGATGGTGATCGCCGGCGGCGGTGACGGCTACTACGCGGCCCCCGACGGCTGGACGCTGCGCACCCTGGACGGCAGCCGCGCCGCCCATGCCGAGCACACGATCGCCATCACCCACGCGGGCCCGCGCATCCTCACGGCACTCTGA
- a CDS encoding helix-turn-helix domain-containing protein has product MVRTPLTPEEHARGERFGRLLREARGARTMTEVAAAAGISAETLRKIETGRAPTPAFFTVAALAAALGLSMDEIAGRCALVPV; this is encoded by the coding sequence ATGGTCCGTACCCCTCTCACACCCGAAGAGCACGCACGCGGCGAACGGTTCGGCCGTCTGCTCCGCGAGGCGCGCGGCGCGCGCACCATGACCGAGGTGGCCGCTGCGGCGGGCATCTCGGCCGAGACGCTCCGCAAGATCGAGACAGGCCGGGCCCCGACCCCCGCCTTCTTCACGGTCGCCGCGCTGGCGGCGGCGCTCGGGCTCTCCATGGACGAGATCGCCGGGCGCTGCGCGCTGGTGCCCGTGTGA
- a CDS encoding nitrilase-related carbon-nitrogen hydrolase: protein MSHVVRAALVQATWTGDTESMIAKHEEHAREAARQGARIIGFQEVFNAPYFCQVQEAEHYRWAESVPDGPTVTRMRELARETGMVIVVPVFEQEQSGFYFNTAAVIDADGSYLGKYRKHHIPQVKGFWEKYYFKPGNMGWPVFDTAVGKVGVYICYDRHFPEGWRQLGLNGAQIVYNPSATSRGLSAHLWQLEQPAAAVANEYFIAAINRVGQEEYGDNDFYGTSYFVDPRGQFVGDVADDKSEELLVRDLDLDLIDEVRQQWAFYRDRRPDAYDGLVQP from the coding sequence ATGTCCCACGTCGTACGCGCCGCACTGGTCCAGGCCACCTGGACCGGCGACACCGAATCCATGATCGCCAAGCATGAGGAGCACGCCCGCGAGGCGGCCCGTCAGGGTGCGCGGATCATCGGATTCCAGGAAGTCTTCAACGCCCCGTACTTCTGCCAGGTGCAGGAGGCCGAGCACTACCGCTGGGCGGAGTCCGTGCCCGACGGGCCGACGGTCACCCGGATGCGGGAACTCGCCCGCGAGACCGGCATGGTGATCGTGGTTCCGGTCTTCGAGCAGGAGCAGTCGGGCTTCTACTTCAACACGGCGGCCGTCATCGACGCCGACGGTTCGTACCTCGGCAAGTACCGCAAACACCACATCCCGCAGGTCAAGGGATTCTGGGAGAAGTACTACTTCAAACCGGGGAACATGGGCTGGCCGGTCTTCGACACGGCCGTGGGCAAGGTCGGCGTGTACATCTGCTACGACCGCCACTTCCCCGAGGGCTGGCGCCAACTCGGCCTGAACGGGGCGCAGATCGTCTACAACCCCTCGGCCACCTCGCGCGGTCTCTCCGCCCATCTCTGGCAGCTGGAGCAGCCCGCCGCCGCCGTCGCCAACGAGTACTTCATCGCCGCGATCAACCGGGTCGGCCAGGAGGAGTACGGCGACAACGACTTCTACGGCACCAGCTACTTCGTCGACCCACGCGGCCAGTTCGTCGGGGACGTCGCCGACGACAAGAGCGAGGAACTCCTCGTCCGCGACCTCGACCTGGACCTCATCGACGAGGTCAGGCAGCAGTGGGCGTTCTACCGGGACCGCAGGCCCGACGCGTACGACGGGCTGGTGCAGCCGTGA
- a CDS encoding aspartate aminotransferase family protein: MSDLYNRHRAVLPEWLATYYREPIEITHGEGRYVWDADGNRYLDFFGGILTTMTAHALPEVTKAVSEQAGRIVHSSTLYLNRPMVELAERIATLSGIPDARVFFTTSGTEANDTALLLATAYRRSSQILAMRNSYHGRSFTSVGITGNRSWSPTGLSPLQTLYVHGAVRSRGPYAQLSDARFIEACVADLEDLLGHTHDAAALIAEPIQGVGGFTAPPDGLYAAFREVLDRHGILWIADEVQTGWGRTGDHFWGWQAHAENGPPDILTFAKGIGNGMSIGGVVARADVMNCLDANSISTFGGSPVTMAAGLANLTYLLEHDLQGNARRIGGLLLERLRAVGAHSPLVREVRGRGLMIGVELVKPGTDEANPEAAAVLEAAREGGLLIGKGGGHDTSVLRIAPPLSLNVAEAEAGAAIIEQALRAG, translated from the coding sequence GTGAGCGATCTGTACAACAGGCACCGGGCCGTCCTCCCCGAGTGGCTCGCCACGTACTACCGGGAGCCCATCGAGATCACCCATGGCGAGGGCCGGTACGTCTGGGACGCGGACGGCAACCGCTATCTCGACTTCTTCGGCGGCATCCTCACCACCATGACCGCGCACGCCCTGCCCGAGGTGACCAAGGCGGTCAGCGAGCAGGCCGGCCGGATCGTGCACTCCTCGACGCTCTATCTCAACCGGCCGATGGTGGAGCTGGCCGAGCGGATCGCGACGCTCTCCGGGATCCCGGACGCCCGTGTCTTCTTCACCACGTCGGGGACCGAGGCCAACGACACCGCGCTGCTGCTCGCCACCGCGTACCGCAGGTCCAGCCAGATCCTCGCGATGCGCAACAGCTACCACGGGCGCTCCTTCACGAGCGTCGGCATCACCGGCAACCGCAGCTGGTCGCCGACCGGCCTCTCCCCGCTCCAGACGCTCTACGTCCACGGCGCTGTCCGCAGCCGGGGCCCGTACGCGCAGCTCAGCGACGCCCGGTTCATCGAGGCGTGCGTCGCCGACCTGGAGGACCTGCTCGGCCACACCCATGACGCGGCGGCCCTGATCGCCGAGCCGATCCAGGGCGTCGGCGGCTTCACCGCGCCGCCCGACGGCCTCTACGCCGCGTTCCGCGAAGTGCTCGACCGGCACGGCATCCTCTGGATCGCCGACGAGGTGCAGACCGGCTGGGGGCGCACGGGCGACCACTTCTGGGGCTGGCAGGCACACGCCGAGAACGGCCCGCCGGACATCCTCACCTTCGCCAAGGGCATCGGCAACGGCATGTCCATCGGCGGTGTCGTCGCCCGCGCCGACGTCATGAACTGCCTGGACGCCAACTCCATTTCGACCTTCGGCGGCTCCCCGGTCACCATGGCCGCGGGCCTCGCCAACCTCACCTATCTGCTGGAACACGACCTCCAGGGCAACGCGCGCCGGATCGGCGGCCTCCTGCTCGAACGGCTGCGGGCCGTCGGCGCGCACTCCCCGCTCGTACGCGAAGTGCGCGGCCGGGGCCTCATGATCGGCGTCGAGCTGGTGAAGCCCGGCACCGACGAGGCCAACCCGGAGGCGGCGGCCGTCCTGGAGGCGGCCAGGGAAGGCGGGCTGCTGATCGGCAAGGGCGGCGGGCACGACACCAGCGTGCTGCGCATCGCACCGCCGCTGTCGCTCAATGTCGCAGAGGCCGAAGCGGGCGCGGCCATCATCGAACAGGCCCTGCGGGCGGGGTAG
- the hydA gene encoding dihydropyrimidinase — MSTRTLVRGGLVITAAEETHADVLIEDGRIAALAAHGSAAADAWTADRTIDATGKYVVPGGVDAHTHMEMPFGGTFASDTFETGTRAAAWGGTTTIIDFAIQSKGGSLGEGLDTWHAKADGKCAIDYAFHMIMSDVNESSLKEMDRLVSGGVSSFKLFTAYPGVFLSDDGQILRAMQRAGSNGGLVMTHAENGLAIDVLVEQALARGERDPRYHGEVRNALLEAEATHRVIKLAQVAGAPVYVVHVSAQGALAEIARARHEGLPVFGETCPQYLFLSTDNLAEPEFEGAKYVCSTPLRPKEHQAALWRGLRTNDLQVVSTDHCPFCFKGQKDLGKGDFSKIPNGMPGVENRMDLLHQAVVDGHISRRRWIEIACAAPARMFGLYPQKGTITPGADADIVVYDPAAEQVMSASTHHMNVDYSAYEGKRVTGRVETVLSRGVPVIDNREYAGHAGHGAYVPRGLGEYAH, encoded by the coding sequence ATGAGTACCCGCACCTTGGTCCGCGGCGGTCTCGTCATCACCGCCGCGGAGGAGACCCACGCCGACGTCCTCATCGAGGACGGCCGGATCGCCGCTCTCGCCGCGCACGGCTCCGCCGCCGCGGACGCCTGGACCGCCGACCGTACGATCGACGCCACCGGGAAGTACGTGGTCCCCGGCGGGGTCGACGCCCATACGCACATGGAGATGCCCTTCGGCGGCACCTTCGCGTCCGACACCTTCGAGACCGGGACCCGGGCGGCCGCCTGGGGCGGCACGACGACCATCATCGACTTCGCCATCCAGTCCAAGGGCGGATCACTCGGTGAAGGGCTCGACACCTGGCACGCGAAAGCGGACGGGAAGTGCGCGATCGACTACGCCTTCCACATGATCATGTCCGATGTGAACGAGTCGTCGCTCAAGGAGATGGACCGGCTCGTCTCGGGCGGCGTCAGTTCGTTCAAACTCTTCACCGCGTACCCGGGGGTGTTCCTCTCCGACGACGGCCAGATCCTCCGGGCCATGCAGCGTGCCGGGTCCAACGGCGGTCTGGTGATGACGCACGCGGAGAACGGTCTCGCGATCGATGTCCTGGTGGAGCAGGCACTGGCGCGCGGTGAGCGGGACCCGCGCTATCACGGCGAGGTCCGCAACGCGCTTCTGGAGGCGGAGGCCACGCACCGGGTGATCAAGCTGGCGCAGGTGGCGGGGGCGCCGGTGTATGTGGTGCATGTGTCGGCGCAGGGGGCGTTGGCGGAGATCGCGCGGGCGCGTCATGAGGGCCTGCCGGTGTTCGGTGAGACGTGCCCGCAGTATCTGTTCCTGTCGACGGACAATCTCGCCGAGCCCGAATTCGAGGGCGCGAAGTATGTGTGCTCGACGCCGCTGCGGCCGAAGGAGCACCAGGCGGCGCTCTGGCGGGGCCTGCGCACCAATGACCTGCAGGTGGTGTCGACCGACCACTGCCCGTTCTGTTTCAAGGGTCAGAAGGACCTGGGGAAGGGCGACTTCTCGAAGATCCCGAACGGTATGCCGGGTGTCGAGAACCGCATGGACCTGCTCCATCAGGCCGTCGTCGACGGGCACATCAGCCGCCGCCGCTGGATCGAGATCGCCTGCGCTGCACCGGCGCGGATGTTCGGCCTGTATCCGCAGAAGGGGACGATCACCCCGGGCGCGGACGCCGACATCGTGGTCTACGACCCGGCCGCCGAGCAGGTCATGTCCGCCTCGACGCATCACATGAACGTCGACTACTCGGCGTACGAGGGCAAGCGGGTGACCGGCCGGGTGGAGACGGTGCTCTCACGTGGTGTTCCGGTGATCGACAACCGTGAGTACGCCGGCCACGCGGGGCACGGGGCCTATGTGCCGCGCGGGCTCGGTGAGTACGCGCACTGA